The sequence GGTTAAAGGTGAGCCTGTTGATTTAGGGTTTGCCGTTGGAGCGATGGCAAACGGCACGTTGACGTGGACGTATAAAGGTGTCGATTTTATTCTCGCTTCACAAGATTTAACGAAAGAAGAAATGGTTGCGATTGCCCGTTCGGTGCAAGGGAAGGTTATGAAGTAAGACTCGCGCGGCGAGTCTTTATTTTTTGTTGACATGATGCAAGGGCAAAAGAAATAATCAAACGTGAACATATTTTTAAAGGGGCTTTGAAGGATGGAGCAAGCATTTTACCGCGATACATGGGCAGAAATTGATTTAGATGCGATTTTTTATAACGTACAGTCAATGAAACAGCATGTTGGATCTCATGTTGAAGTCATTGCTGTCGTGAAGGCGAACGCTTATGGACATGGGGATATTCAGGTGGCGAAAACAGCGCTTGAAGCAGGTGCAACACGTTTAGCCGTCGCTTTTTTAGACGAAGCGCTCGCTTTAAGAAAAAAAGGCATTTCTTTAGACGTACCGATTCTCGTACTTGGGGCAACAAACCCTCAATATGCGCCGTTAGCCGCTAGTCAAAACATTGCGCTAACTGTTTTTCGAGCGGATTGGTTTGAACAGGCGATCGTGTATGCCCCGTATGAACAACCGTTGAACGTTCACATGAAGTTAGATACAGGGATGGGGCGATTAGGAGCGAAAACAAAAGAAGAAGTACAGCAAATGATACACGCAATCGAACAGCATCCTAGTTTCATACTCGAAGGAGTATACACACATTTTGCAACAGCTGATGAACAAAATATAGACTATTTTTCGTTTCAATATGACACGTTTCTACACATGCTAGAATGGTTGTCGATTAAGCCACCGCTCATTCATTGCGCCAATAGTGCAGCAGGACTACGTTATCCCGATCGTATATTCAATGCGGTTCGTTTCGGTATCTCAATGTACGGATTAGCACCGTCGCAAGAAATGAAATCATTGTTACCTTATCCGTTAAAAGAAGCGTTTTCGCTTCACAGTCGCTTAACGCATGTAAAAAAAGTGAAAGGCGGAGAAAAAATAAGTTACGGAGCGACATATGAAGCAGAGACAGATGAATGGATCGGCACAGTTCCGATCGGTTATGCTGACGGGTGGTTACGTCGGATGCAACATTTTTCTGTGCTCATTGATGGAAAACGTGCCCCAATTGTTGGACGGGTTTGTATGGACCAAATGATGATTCGTTTGCCGT comes from Anoxybacillus flavithermus and encodes:
- the alr gene encoding alanine racemase, whose protein sequence is MEQAFYRDTWAEIDLDAIFYNVQSMKQHVGSHVEVIAVVKANAYGHGDIQVAKTALEAGATRLAVAFLDEALALRKKGISLDVPILVLGATNPQYAPLAASQNIALTVFRADWFEQAIVYAPYEQPLNVHMKLDTGMGRLGAKTKEEVQQMIHAIEQHPSFILEGVYTHFATADEQNIDYFSFQYDTFLHMLEWLSIKPPLIHCANSAAGLRYPDRIFNAVRFGISMYGLAPSQEMKSLLPYPLKEAFSLHSRLTHVKKVKGGEKISYGATYEAETDEWIGTVPIGYADGWLRRMQHFSVLIDGKRAPIVGRVCMDQMMIRLPYELPVGTKVTLIGEQQGDRISVDDVAAHVNTINYEIPCTISYRVPRIFLKNKSIIEVNNPMTKVMGL